From Streptomyces asiaticus, one genomic window encodes:
- a CDS encoding ArsA-related P-loop ATPase → MSRLHVVSGKGGTGKTTVAAALALALAADGRRTLLVEVEGRQGIAQLFETEPLPYEERKIATAPGGGEVHALAIDPEFALLDYLHMFYKLGSAGRALKKLGAIDFATTIAPGLRDVLLTGKACEAVRRKGKDGGFVYDSVVMDAPPTGRITRFLNVNHEVAGLARTGPIHNQAQAVMRVLKSPQTAVHMVTLLEEMPVQETADGIAELRADGLPTGGVIINMVRPAILDHEAVEVAANGQRAAVAKALSQAGLGGARRGGMAERLVDPLLEQAREHAERVALERAQRAELTGLGLPLHELELLTDGIDLAGLYRLAADLRKQWPA, encoded by the coding sequence GTGAGCAGGCTCCATGTCGTCAGTGGCAAGGGCGGAACCGGCAAGACCACGGTCGCCGCCGCACTCGCGCTGGCCCTAGCGGCCGACGGCAGGCGCACCCTGCTGGTGGAGGTCGAGGGCCGCCAGGGCATCGCGCAGCTCTTCGAGACGGAGCCGCTGCCCTACGAGGAGCGGAAGATCGCCACCGCGCCGGGCGGCGGGGAGGTGCACGCCCTGGCGATCGATCCGGAGTTCGCACTCCTGGACTACCTCCATATGTTCTACAAGCTGGGCTCGGCCGGACGCGCCCTCAAGAAGCTCGGCGCGATCGACTTCGCGACCACCATCGCCCCGGGGCTGCGGGACGTCCTGCTGACCGGCAAGGCGTGCGAGGCGGTGCGCCGTAAGGGCAAGGACGGCGGTTTCGTCTACGACTCCGTGGTCATGGACGCGCCGCCCACCGGCCGCATCACCCGCTTCCTGAACGTCAACCACGAGGTGGCCGGGCTGGCCAGGACCGGCCCGATACACAATCAGGCCCAGGCCGTGATGCGCGTCCTGAAGTCCCCCCAGACCGCGGTCCACATGGTGACCCTGCTGGAGGAGATGCCGGTCCAGGAGACCGCGGACGGCATCGCCGAGCTGCGCGCCGACGGCCTTCCGACGGGCGGGGTCATCATCAACATGGTCCGGCCCGCGATCCTCGACCACGAGGCCGTCGAGGTGGCCGCCAACGGGCAGCGCGCGGCCGTCGCCAAGGCGCTCTCCCAGGCGGGCCTGGGCGGTGCGCGCCGCGGCGGCATGGCCGAGCGGCTGGTCGACCCGCTGCTGGAGCAGGCGCGCGAGCACGCCGAGCGGGTGGCGCTGGAGCGGGCGCAGCGCGCCGAGCTGACCGGGCTGGGGCTGCCGCTGCACGAGTTGGAGCTGCTCACGGACGGCATCGACCTGGCCGGGCTGTACCGGCTCGCGGCGGATCTGCGCAAGCAGTGGCCGGCGTGA
- a CDS encoding ArsA family ATPase, with protein MSMDVAPRLDTDVLLDDPQTRIVVCCGSGGVGKTTTAAALGVRAAERGRKVVVLTIDPARRLAQSMGIDALDNIPRRVEGIGGGNGGELHAMMLDMKRTFDEFVEAHADPERARAILANPFYQSLSAGFAGTQEYMAMEKLGQLRARDEWDLIVVDTPPSRSALDFLDAPKRLGSFLDGKFIKVLMAPAKVGGKAGMKFLNVGVSMMTGTVSKVLGGQLMRDVQTFAAAMDTMFGGFRTRAEATYRLLQAPGTAFLVVAAPERDALREAAYFVERLAADQMPLAGLVLNRVHGSGAEQLSAERALAAAEILTLTGDPADPDDALANGAEGSDPAKNGAGAENLADGGFVDPPSGNAQARNPSAADPDVSPTSADSSAERLAAGLLRLHAERMQVLGREQRTHDRFTALHPEVPVAQVAALPGDVHDLAGLRAIGERLAVPPERTNRVAG; from the coding sequence ATGAGCATGGACGTGGCACCCCGGCTGGACACCGACGTCCTGCTGGACGATCCCCAGACCCGCATCGTGGTGTGCTGCGGCTCCGGTGGCGTCGGTAAGACCACCACCGCCGCCGCCCTGGGCGTACGGGCCGCCGAGCGCGGCCGTAAGGTCGTCGTCCTCACCATCGACCCGGCCCGCCGGCTCGCGCAGTCCATGGGCATCGACGCGCTGGACAACATCCCGCGCCGGGTGGAGGGCATCGGCGGCGGGAACGGCGGCGAACTGCACGCCATGATGCTCGACATGAAGCGGACGTTCGACGAGTTCGTCGAGGCGCACGCCGACCCCGAGCGCGCCCGGGCGATCCTCGCGAACCCCTTCTACCAGTCGCTCTCGGCCGGTTTCGCGGGCACGCAGGAGTACATGGCCATGGAGAAGCTCGGCCAGCTCCGGGCCCGCGACGAATGGGACCTGATCGTCGTCGACACCCCGCCCAGCCGGTCGGCGCTGGACTTCCTGGACGCGCCGAAACGTCTCGGCTCCTTCCTGGACGGGAAGTTCATCAAGGTCCTGATGGCACCGGCCAAGGTGGGCGGCAAGGCCGGGATGAAGTTCCTGAACGTGGGCGTCTCGATGATGACGGGCACGGTCAGCAAGGTGCTCGGCGGGCAGCTGATGCGCGACGTTCAGACGTTTGCTGCCGCGATGGACACCATGTTCGGCGGATTCCGTACTCGCGCCGAGGCCACCTACCGGCTCCTACAGGCTCCGGGCACGGCCTTCCTCGTGGTGGCCGCGCCCGAGCGGGACGCCCTTCGGGAGGCCGCGTACTTCGTGGAACGGCTGGCCGCGGACCAGATGCCGCTGGCCGGACTGGTACTGAACCGGGTGCACGGCAGCGGTGCCGAACAGTTGTCGGCGGAACGTGCGTTGGCCGCCGCGGAGATCCTGACCCTGACGGGCGATCCCGCGGATCCGGACGATGCGCTCGCGAACGGCGCGGAGGGAAGCGATCCGGCCAAGAACGGCGCCGGGGCAGAAAATCTTGCCGACGGCGGATTTGTCGATCCCCCCTCAGGGAATGCTCAAGCGCGGAACCCCTCGGCAGCGGACCCCGACGTCTCCCCCACGTCGGCGGACTCGTCGGCGGAGCGGCTCGCCGCGGGACTGCTTCGGCTGCACGCGGAGCGTATGCAGGTGCTCGGACGCGAGCAGCGCACACACGACCGCTTCACGGCGCTCCACCCCGAGGTTCCGGTGGCCCAAGTGGCCGCACTCCCTGGCGACGTACACGACTTGGCAGGACTGCGGGCGATCGGCGAACGCCTCGCGGTCCCGCCGGAGCGGACCAATCGCGTGGCGGGCTGA
- a CDS encoding WhiB family transcriptional regulator — protein sequence MGWVTDWSAQAACRTTDPDELFVQGAAQNRAKAVCTGCPVRTECLADALDNRVEFGVWGGMTERERRALLRRRPTVTSWRRLLETARIEYERSAGILPFDDEDYERFAAVG from the coding sequence ATGGGCTGGGTAACCGACTGGAGTGCGCAGGCCGCCTGCCGCACTACTGATCCAGATGAACTGTTCGTCCAGGGCGCGGCACAGAACAGGGCCAAAGCGGTCTGCACCGGATGCCCGGTGCGCACCGAGTGCCTTGCGGATGCCTTGGACAACCGCGTGGAGTTCGGTGTGTGGGGAGGGATGACCGAGCGCGAGCGGCGAGCACTGCTGCGCCGCCGGCCGACTGTGACCTCCTGGCGCAGGCTCCTGGAGACCGCGCGCATCGAGTACGAGCGCAGCGCGGGGATTCTGCCCTTCGACGACGAGGACTATGAGCGCTTCGCCGCGGTCGGATAG
- a CDS encoding transglycosylase domain-containing protein — protein MGNTRSSGGLSTAHQAAKFLGVSALAGAVMAGLALPAVGALGLAAKGTVEEFDGIPANLKTPPLSQRTTILDAKGGEIAKVYSRDRTIVKLNDISSYMRQAIVAIEDARFYEHGAVDLKGVLRAVNSNAQDGGVSQGASTLTQQYVKNVFVEEAGDDKEKVAQATRQSIGRKIKELKYAIKVEKELGKKRILENYLNITFFGQQAYGIEAASQRYFSKSAKDLKLEQAALLAGLVQSPSRYDPINAPESAKARRDTVLRRMAEVKDITPAQAAAAQKKPLGLKVSMPRSGCITAVKGAGFFCDYVRETLLNDPTFGKTAEARAKRWTQGGLTIRTTLDPQAQESVQKSIKKHVYQSDPVATAVTLVEPGTGKVLGMGQSRPYGFGENETQINLSADKSMGGSNYGFQVGSTFKPITAAAAIEQGKKPYQRYSSPYKMKYPSPVTTCKGTWSNDEGATVENENEEEVGPYGMKEATAKSVNTYFVQLISDIGVCPVTQMADKIGAKRADGQEHNQVPSVTLGSEGFSPLTMANAYATFANRGVYCSPVFIESITGPGGKKLKVPQSKCSRAMSEKTADTINKLLRGVVEDGTGKQAGLQSRPSAGKTGTTDERRAAWFVGYTPNMAGAVWVGGPGPKGVKMENITIGGVPHDKVYGADTPGPIWKDAMSGALDGKEAPNFVNVQINDPNQRKPHDRKKPGDRKPSRDRGNDNGDNGGQDNPWPNISLPPDLIGGGSGNGNGGNGNGNGGWNFPR, from the coding sequence ATGGGAAACACGCGCTCGAGCGGGGGACTGTCCACCGCTCACCAGGCCGCCAAGTTCCTCGGCGTCAGCGCGCTGGCCGGTGCCGTGATGGCCGGGCTCGCGCTTCCCGCCGTCGGAGCGCTCGGCCTGGCGGCCAAGGGAACGGTCGAGGAGTTCGACGGAATTCCGGCCAATCTCAAGACACCGCCGCTCAGCCAGCGGACCACGATCCTGGACGCCAAGGGCGGGGAGATCGCGAAGGTCTACTCCCGCGACCGGACGATCGTGAAGCTGAACGACATCTCCTCGTACATGCGGCAGGCGATCGTCGCGATCGAGGACGCCCGCTTCTACGAGCACGGGGCGGTCGACCTCAAGGGCGTGCTCCGCGCGGTCAACAGCAACGCGCAGGACGGCGGGGTCTCCCAGGGCGCGTCCACCCTGACCCAGCAGTATGTGAAGAACGTGTTCGTCGAGGAGGCGGGCGACGACAAGGAGAAGGTCGCCCAGGCCACCCGGCAGTCCATAGGCCGCAAGATCAAGGAACTGAAGTACGCGATCAAGGTCGAGAAGGAACTGGGCAAGAAGCGGATCCTCGAGAACTACCTGAACATCACCTTCTTCGGGCAGCAGGCGTACGGCATCGAGGCGGCCTCCCAGCGCTACTTCAGCAAGTCCGCCAAGGATCTGAAGCTGGAGCAGGCGGCGCTGCTGGCCGGTCTCGTCCAGTCGCCCAGCCGCTACGACCCGATCAACGCCCCGGAGTCCGCCAAGGCGCGCCGCGACACCGTTCTGCGGCGCATGGCCGAGGTGAAGGACATCACTCCGGCGCAGGCCGCCGCGGCCCAGAAGAAGCCGCTCGGCCTCAAGGTCAGCATGCCCAGGAGCGGCTGCATCACGGCCGTCAAGGGCGCCGGGTTCTTCTGTGACTACGTCCGCGAGACCCTGCTGAACGACCCGACCTTCGGCAAGACCGCGGAGGCGCGCGCCAAGCGCTGGACCCAGGGCGGTCTGACGATCCGCACGACGCTCGACCCGCAGGCCCAGGAGTCGGTCCAGAAGTCGATCAAGAAGCATGTCTACCAGTCCGACCCGGTGGCCACCGCGGTGACGCTGGTCGAGCCGGGCACCGGCAAGGTGCTGGGGATGGGCCAGTCCAGGCCGTACGGCTTCGGCGAGAACGAGACCCAGATCAACCTGTCCGCGGACAAGTCCATGGGCGGTTCGAACTACGGCTTCCAGGTCGGCTCCACGTTCAAGCCGATCACCGCGGCGGCCGCCATCGAGCAGGGCAAGAAGCCGTACCAGCGCTACTCCTCGCCGTACAAGATGAAGTACCCGAGCCCGGTCACCACCTGCAAGGGCACCTGGAGCAACGACGAGGGCGCGACGGTCGAGAACGAGAACGAGGAGGAGGTCGGCCCGTACGGGATGAAGGAGGCGACCGCCAAGTCGGTCAACACCTACTTCGTCCAGCTGATCAGCGACATCGGGGTCTGCCCGGTGACGCAGATGGCCGACAAGATCGGGGCGAAGCGCGCCGACGGCCAGGAGCACAACCAGGTGCCCTCGGTCACCCTCGGCTCCGAGGGCTTCTCGCCGCTGACGATGGCCAACGCCTACGCGACCTTCGCCAACCGCGGTGTCTACTGCTCCCCGGTCTTCATCGAGTCGATCACCGGCCCCGGCGGCAAGAAGCTGAAGGTGCCGCAGTCGAAGTGCTCCCGCGCGATGTCGGAGAAGACCGCGGACACCATCAACAAGCTGCTGCGCGGAGTGGTCGAGGACGGCACCGGCAAGCAGGCCGGGCTCCAGAGCCGCCCGAGCGCCGGTAAGACGGGTACGACGGACGAGCGCAGGGCCGCGTGGTTCGTCGGCTACACCCCGAACATGGCCGGTGCGGTGTGGGTCGGCGGCCCGGGCCCCAAGGGCGTCAAGATGGAGAACATCACCATCGGCGGCGTCCCCCACGACAAGGTCTACGGCGCGGACACCCCCGGTCCGATCTGGAAGGACGCGATGAGCGGCGCGCTGGACGGCAAGGAGGCGCCGAACTTCGTGAACGTCCAGATAAACGACCCGAACCAGCGCAAGCCCCACGACCGCAAGAAGCCGGGCGACCGCAAGCCGAGCCGCGACAGGGGCAACGACAACGGCGACAACGGCGGCCAGGACAACCCGTGGCCGAACATCTCCCTGCCCCCGGACCTGATCGGCGGCGGCAGTGGGAATGGGAATGGCGGTAACGGCAACGGCAACGGCGGCTGGAACTTTCCGCGGTAG
- a CDS encoding GatB/YqeY domain-containing protein, protein MTTTLKSRLQDDLTAAIKARDELRSSTLRLTITAITKEEVAGESARELSDAEVEKIIAREAKKRREAAEAFEKGGRAAQAEREKAEGEVLAEYLPKPLTDDELNALVADAVREAAAGGAEGPRAMGAVMKIVNPKIAGRAEGGRVAAAVKRQLAGG, encoded by the coding sequence ATGACCACCACGCTCAAGTCCAGGCTTCAGGACGATCTCACCGCGGCGATCAAGGCGCGCGACGAGCTGCGCTCCTCGACTCTCCGGCTCACCATCACCGCGATCACCAAGGAAGAGGTCGCGGGCGAGAGCGCACGTGAGCTGTCCGACGCCGAGGTGGAGAAGATCATCGCGCGGGAGGCCAAGAAGCGCCGCGAGGCCGCCGAGGCGTTCGAGAAGGGTGGACGCGCCGCGCAGGCCGAGCGGGAGAAGGCGGAGGGCGAGGTGCTCGCCGAGTATCTGCCGAAGCCCCTTACGGACGACGAGCTGAACGCCCTGGTGGCCGATGCGGTCCGGGAGGCCGCGGCGGGCGGCGCCGAGGGGCCGCGGGCCATGGGCGCCGTGATGAAGATCGTGAACCCGAAGATCGCCGGACGGGCGGAGGGTGGCCGGGTCGCCGCCGCGGTGAAGCGGCAGCTCGCGGGCGGGTAG
- a CDS encoding metallophosphoesterase, producing the protein MRARYGVPLGITAVGAAGLAYAACFEVRSFRLRRITVPVLPRGMRPLRVLQVSDIHMVSGQRKKQRWLQSLAGLRPDFVVNTGDNLSDPEGVPEVLDALGPLMEFPGAYVFGSNDYYGPKPRNPARYLLEKASGKHGLNGNPPVVGAIHNPWTELRDAFDAAGWVGLSNTRGRLKLEDIEIALTGLDDPHIKRDRYAEVAGGPESGADLSLAVVHAPYLRVLDAFTADRYPLILAGHTHGGQLCIPFYGALVTNCDLDARRVKGLSEHQAGGHTSYLHVSAGCGTNRYTPVRFACPPEATLLTLTPQTP; encoded by the coding sequence ATGCGCGCGCGATACGGAGTACCCCTGGGAATCACGGCGGTCGGGGCGGCCGGCCTCGCCTACGCCGCCTGCTTCGAAGTCCGGTCCTTCAGGCTCCGGCGGATCACCGTTCCGGTGCTCCCGCGGGGGATGCGCCCCCTGCGCGTCCTGCAAGTCTCCGACATCCACATGGTGAGCGGACAGCGCAAGAAGCAGCGCTGGCTCCAGTCCCTGGCCGGGCTGCGCCCCGACTTCGTGGTGAACACGGGGGACAACCTCTCGGACCCGGAGGGCGTGCCGGAGGTCCTGGACGCGCTGGGCCCGCTGATGGAGTTCCCCGGTGCGTATGTCTTCGGCTCGAACGACTACTACGGCCCGAAGCCGCGCAACCCCGCCCGCTACCTGCTGGAGAAGGCCAGCGGTAAGCACGGCCTGAACGGCAACCCCCCGGTCGTCGGCGCCATCCACAACCCGTGGACGGAGCTCCGCGACGCCTTCGACGCGGCCGGCTGGGTCGGTCTCTCGAACACCCGCGGCCGGCTGAAGCTGGAGGACATCGAGATCGCCCTCACCGGCCTCGACGACCCTCACATCAAGCGCGACCGCTACGCCGAGGTGGCCGGCGGCCCCGAGTCCGGCGCCGACCTTTCCCTGGCCGTGGTCCACGCCCCGTATCTGCGCGTCCTCGACGCCTTCACCGCGGACCGCTACCCCCTGATCCTCGCGGGCCACACCCACGGGGGCCAGCTGTGCATCCCCTTCTACGGCGCTCTGGTCACCAACTGCGACCTGGACGCCCGCCGGGTGAAGGGCCTCTCCGAGCACCAGGCCGGCGGCCACACCTCCTACCTCCACGTCTCCGCCGGCTGCGGCACCAACCGCTACACCCCGGTCCGCTTCGCCTGCCCCCCGGAAGCCACCCTGCTCACCCTCACCCCCCAGACCCCCTGA
- a CDS encoding MazG nucleotide pyrophosphohydrolase domain-containing protein: MRRSPADLVREFHLAFGLDARKTPTEVSPELAAHRQDLLAEECAEVAEASAHGTLDHLAHELADVVYVAYGTALVHGIDLDEVIAEIHRANMTKLGPDGRPTLRADGKVLKGTHYQAPDVPTVLRRQGWTDATE, encoded by the coding sequence ATGCGCCGCTCTCCCGCCGACCTCGTCCGCGAATTCCACCTGGCCTTCGGCCTCGACGCCCGCAAGACCCCCACCGAGGTCTCACCGGAACTCGCCGCCCACCGCCAGGACCTCCTGGCCGAGGAGTGCGCCGAAGTGGCCGAGGCGAGCGCCCACGGCACCCTCGACCACCTCGCCCACGAACTGGCCGACGTCGTCTACGTCGCCTACGGCACCGCCCTGGTCCACGGCATCGACCTCGACGAGGTGATCGCCGAGATCCACCGGGCCAATATGACCAAACTCGGCCCCGACGGCCGCCCCACCCTCCGAGCCGACGGCAAGGTCCTCAAGGGCACCCACTACCAGGCCCCCGACGTCCCGACCGTCCTCCGCCGCCAGGGCTGGACGGACGCGACCGAATAG